The DNA window GACCCATATGCGATCAACCCTGATCTTTACCGATGCCAAAGGGTATCGGGTACACGTCAGACAAACTGGTCTGCCCGAGGGCAAGGCAGACAAAATCTACTCCCTGCTGAACGTCAAAGTCTTCAAAAATCAAATCATCTCCAAACACAGAGTTTAGTGCCTAACTGAAAAATGACTGTCATATATACCAATAACTTAGTCCCTAAAATGCGAAACTTGGGTTGGGAAGCTGCGACAAAAGGGACGATGCCGATCTCTACCGTTTTCCGCTTTTCGTGGGCAGTTATTGGAAGTATCAGGTGACGCGCACGAACAACTCTGTCGATCCACCTCAACTGGTGGTCGATACTCTGCAAGTTTGGGCGGAGGCACCGGTCCAAAGCCCTTCGGGAGAAAGCTGCACCGTGCTCAGAGGCAGATACAACACTGAAGAAAGCGATTTATTTGAATACGTGGCAAACCGTCAGGATGGGTTTTATGCGCTGGGATACCGTCTCAGGCAGGGATGTATTATTCCCTTGAAAGGAACAAGCAATATCCGCTTCACGCTGTTGGGCAATCCCGTGAAAGAGGACGACAAGGACATCACATGGTACCCGGAGCCTATGCTTCAGATGCCTTACGAAGCCTACGAAGGCAAAGTGTGGTTTTACGAGAGCAGCGTTATTTATCCGTCGTCAGCCGGATTTTTTTTGCAAAAGCGCCGTCTTGTTCAGGTGCCGTGGGGGACGAAAATCGCCCACGTAAAGCGCATCGAGAGGTATGGATGCGAAATGCCCGATGCAGAGATCAATGCGTATTACACAAGCGTGGGAGTGATCAAATGGAGCTATGTCTCTGTTGTAAACAGCGAAAACGATACTGTTAGCCATATCTGGGAGCTGCTCGAATATCGAAAATAATCCAGTTTCATCATTGACAAAAAAGCGGCAGTGTGAATTGATGCACTCATTGGAAAATGGTGCTACTTGATTAGGTAAAAGGGAATCCCGTGAAATGCGGGAGCGGTAACCGCCACTGTGTGCAGTATTTATGGGCGCTTCAGTCACTGGATTTGTTTCCGGGAAGGCTGAGCATTTTTTAAGCCCGCTGCGAGCCAGGAAACCTGCCACCGCCATGCCTGAGGTCATACGGATTATGTGATCGGGGCGCAAAGTAGTTCATCCTTTATTCCCGAATAAACGAAAAAAGGTGAACAACATGAACAGACAAAGCTTCATTATCGGCATTTTGATGCTGATCCCGCTACTTTCGGCGAGCCTCTTTGCCGCAGAAATTTACACGGTCAATTCCGAATCCAGAACCCTCAGCCGCATTGATAGCGAGACTGGCGCGCTCAACAACGTATTTACCCCCCTCGGGCTCACTCCCAATCTGATGTATGTCGATGAGCAACACATCTTTGTGGTTTGCTCTGGAGACAATGCCATCCAGATGATCAATCGTGCAAACGGCACGCATATCCGCTATATCCCCGTGGCCGCATCCTCCAATCCCTGGGATGTGGTCAAAGCGGGTGATTTTCTTTATGTGACCGGGCTTTTTACCAACAAGGTCTATAAGATCAGTTTGCAAAGCTACTTTGTGGTGAATCAGATCACGGTGGGCAATGCTCCCGAAGGACTGCGCGTCTATGATGGAAAGCTGTTTGTGGCAAATACCGGCGGCTATCAAAATAACTATGCGGGAAGTTCAGTGAGCGTCATCGATCTGGCGAGTTTCACTGTTTTGGAAACAATTCCGGTGTGGACGAATCCGCAATATCTCGTTGCCCACAATGGTTTTATCCATGTTTCCTGCACGGGAAATTGGTTCGACGTTTCCGGTAAAGTGGATATCATCGATGCAGCGACGCTTCAAAATGTGCATCGGATCGATATCGGCGGCAATCCTGGATCCTTGTGGATCGGTCCCTATGCCAAAGCATATTTGGGAGATGGCATGAGCACTGGTCTCTATAGCTATGACGCTGTCA is part of the Candidatus Cloacimonadaceae bacterium genome and encodes:
- a CDS encoding T9SS type A sorting domain-containing protein, producing the protein MNRQSFIIGILMLIPLLSASLFAAEIYTVNSESRTLSRIDSETGALNNVFTPLGLTPNLMYVDEQHIFVVCSGDNAIQMINRANGTHIRYIPVAASSNPWDVVKAGDFLYVTGLFTNKVYKISLQSYFVVNQITVGNAPEGLRVYDGKLFVANTGGYQNNYAGSSVSVIDLASFTVLETIPVWTNPQYLVAHNGFIHVSCTGNWFDVSGKVDIIDAATLQNVHRIDIGGNPGSLWIGPYAKAYLGDGMSTGLYSYDAVNYNVYNNANNPLNPSAYAVDGNDQFIALLTQTWGSNSMVKLRHHDLSHLAEYTVGLVATDMKVWGGNVSNDDPLVPVLKTSLYPNPVRQNGLLYLDSPAKTVVSVVFYNLKGQKVHEMSIPAGEKQISLSGMKLSAGVYIYRLSSGNAVQSGKIAVMK